The DNA window TTGATTTGTGCTcttaaagtcctcctgtgtccagggacttatttcctgagtttgtaaacaaaagcaacaaaatattttgtgataaataaaaaaaaatttttttacccaGCCTGACCATATACTGATGATAAACTTGGTATTattactgtcgatatttgtacCAATGCGCCCAGCCCTGCTTACATCCAAGAGGTCTAGTTTAGCGGTAAGCATAAGAATAACCCCCTCAATTTTTCCCAAAAAACGGATTGactcactggaatataaagacaatataaaatGCATCCGTAAACGTGGATGCAAATGCAAAAGTGGAATATAATTATCtgtaaatctatttatatctgcaacttcttttgtaaatgcaaacactgcaccttattgtttttttatcctgcactcctgtacagttcaaatttgaatgacgataaagGAAGTCAgtcatcttattgacatcatgcacaaaagtgcactaatagcttgttttaaaatgtctctgacaatcttgcacgttctgttttggaaattacatcaATGTTTGAgtcactgtttaataaatacagttttggtaaattgacttagtcgtgatttttccctctgcatgaaagtttaaaatgagcatatattaatgcagtatgaccaagaatgttttaatatagacacatagaatcatcatactgctgtgattatatgcatcaagtgttaattcaaggctaaggtaaaatatcaagatatatatcagggcatggcctaaaaatatcgagatattaataaaaggccatatcgcccagccctaattaacgGTATTAAAAACTATTGTCGTGAAATTGACATCATCAATATCGCGCAGCTCTAATGACATATGTTTTTCACCTCACCTGAACGTCATGGAGCAGTTTGGGCAAGTGGAACTGCCACTCGCTGCAAAAACTGGAAAGCTGCAGCAGGAAGCCAACTGTGTGGTCGGCCTCGTCCAGACAAGCCAGACTCTGAACTGTCCTGACGGCGTTCAAACACTGCGCACAGAGGAAGACAACAGTTGTACTTTTGAAGTATTTTGTCATCCAAGTCTACACGTGCTTGAACTCACCTGCAGGATGCGCTCTTGGTGCACGCCGACAAAGTCCAGCGCCTCGTTGATGAAGTTGTAACGCAGCGTCTTGAGGAGACTCTCCATCAAAGACATGCACAGGCGGTAGACGCCAGGCCAGCACGCAGAGTCCTGAGACTTGCGGGTGAAACTCTGTTCGAAAGGACGCCACAGTTTCAGTGTGAATGCGTGGGAAATTCCCAAACACACTAAAGGAGGTGCTGTTACCTGCGAGCTTCCGTTGGAGGAGCCTTCATAGACGCCGAGGAGAGGGAGACATATTGTTTGAATGACCCCCGCTCCTGCGACGGTGGATGCTCCCTGAAGGGTGCGCGCCAGCGTGAGCAACAGGTGCAGCGCCGCCTCGGTGAAGTAGAGGTTCTGCTTGGAACGCAGGCTGAGCTCCATGGCGCTCAGCACAGACGGCAGCACCGGCACCTTTCTCATCACCGACACCCAGTGCTCGCCGTCTTCGTCGGCGCGGCACAGCTCCTTGGCCAGGTGGAGCGCCAGCACACACACCTGCGGGACAGCCGGGAAGTTGAACGTGAAGACAAAAAGGACACGAGTCGGACGTACCCCGTCTCTCTGGTCCTTCTGGGGTCCGCGAGGAACGTCCGTCTCCATGCTGTCCTCGTCATCCGGGGGTTCCAATGAGCGCTGGACGTGACGTGTGTTGTCGATGAGCGCCAAGGCCTCGTCTTTGACCGTCTCGCACACTGAAGACAGCAACTGGGGCAGCTGGGAAATCTCACCGCCTGGCTCACACATACATTTTCCTCCTCCTTGTAACCATGACAACGAGATCAAATTACATGTTTAAACTCGACGGTACCGTTGAGCCCTTGGATCTGCAGCACGGAAATGAGTGCAGACAATATTTTGGCTTTGGTCCTCTCCATCATCTGCTGGTCGGCTTGTAGGACACACTCCAGGATGAGGGACAGCGGGGACAGCACGTCGGGGGCCGTGGCCACCACGCTGGATAGGACAGCAAAGAATGAAGGCTTGTCCGTTGACTAATAGTTACAGTCAAAGACCTGACTGAAATAAGGTGAAGCATAACAAGATTTGCAGGGAGAATAAATAAAcgttatagggctgggcgatatatcgatatatcgcgggtttgtctctgtgcaatataaaaaatgactatatcataaaatttgagtatacgttctcccgcagttgcttttagctgcgggcattcccactccttcttgtgtcttctTCTCACAGCGTTTAAGCGCaggttcttacatacgtcacatactgtcatgtcatacgtcacattcgtataagccctcgcccagcagagaggtagcagcgtggctaacgttagccgtgatgctagcggCGTGTTATGAAATTGCGAAAGAAGGTGGGAATCTGGTAcatgaaggaagaattatttcccaagaaaaacagcacgggtcatcgtctggcagtggttcggcttcaagtgggaatatgtcgaatagacaactttaatttgtcaagtgtggggcacaaacgttgctaccaaaaatagcattactgctaatatgtagcatcatttgaaaagtcacctgctaataactttaatacagttttggtaaattgacttagttgtgatttccttctctgcatgaaagtttcaaatgatcatatattaatgcagtatgaacaagaatgttttaatgtagacacatagaatcatcatactgctgtgattatatgtatcaagtgttcattcaaggctaaggcaaaataccgagatatatatcatatatcgcgatacggcctaaaaatatcacgatttttaaaaaaggccattATCGCCCACCCCCAAAAGGTGGTGtcaagaaaactttaaaaatattgtattatGAGCCCAGCTCTAAGTGAAACCGCTGGGAGcggggtgggtaaagtgtcctgcccatggACACGACAACACTGATCAAAATAGCGGcggcggggatcaaacctggaaccttttaattgctggcacagccgctctaccaaccgagccacgggATAATGCATGTTAATCACGCATTCGAGCTGTGTCTCGAAAATTTGACAGCAATGAACACGTCCTCAATGGAATGTAGTTTTCCAACTAGCGACAGTGCTTAGCTACTACTTCTAAGTCTATGTGTGGCAAATAAATTACATGTCTTATAAATATCATTCCTggaagacgaggaatagctaaccaTGCTACACattactacacactgtaggaggataagCTAACTGCAAACTAGTATGTAAACAGGGGTGGGCGGATCAATACAGACATTgacgataccaagtatagtatcagcATATGGTTGACTCGATACAACAATTGACATTTCTTATCATccaaattgtattattttattttaaattagaGCCAATAATAGCTAGTTATTTACATTTCAATTGACATTGTTTGAGAGCCATCCGAAGTGATCTTAAAATTTCAAGTATTTCAAAGTATTGGTATGACCAACACTGCTCCATGTAACTATTTGGTTTTggatcaatacccaaatttgtagtatcgcctAAAATGCggatgtaaagtatccaaacaacaaagaataagtgtttattacattttaccaAAAGTTTAGTTGGAATATTTTACAACCGAAAGTAACCAGGAAtttacagtaaattaacaagtagattaaaaatagtttaaataaaataatacaacagAAATCGACACTATATTAAAATGGCTGTTTGAAACACTTACACAGATAGAGGGCGCCAACTttgcaatgtattttttttttacacagtatCTTACGGCTTCTCCTATGTAATGACATAATTACATACGTACGTAACACATGCACAAGCATTAGCAtgaggtgttgttagctaataacaGTAATTTGGACAGTTAGCATTAActttcattgaatgtatattctatcttaacaacaacatgactccAAATTGTTttttgcttctcttggactgcttttgtatgtgtgcactcGCACTGTTGATGAGACAAAGTTAGTGACAGCCgtgaacaccaatcattttaaCCGGGCCGGTCATTTTCTTTTACAACAAACTTTGTAACTGTGTTAAGTGTAGACAATTGTCTAATAAATGTGTtatgttaaaccactaatggtccttattgttgaattttttttctttaataaaaatGTTACCATGAGGATGTTGAAAAGGGCATCTTTAATGCAGTCGGAGCCTTTGTAATCCGTTTTTTAAATGCTTTTATTATAAGTTCCATACCAAATAACATGTTGTGATATCGTAATCACAGAAGGCTGCAACATATAACGCAATATCGATTTCAGGCCACATTGCCTAGCCCTATCCATCGCCCCCCTTGctttttttatttgatatacagtactgtgtaaTTTTATATTGTTTTCAGAGTGTACAAACTTTTAATAAAATGTCAACTTTTGTCAAGGCTAGAACCCATTAGTGATACTTAACTGTTTATTATGGATTCATTTGCTTCAATATAACATGTCTACTTAAGAAGCctattcaagaaccaattaagtcgGGAAATCAAAGTTCCACTGTAAATGACTAAAGTTAGACTAAAACCAGAAATCTTTCACTAAAACAAAAATTAGCGCTTACCTTCGCCACTGTTTGAGCAGGACAAGGAGCAGCGTGGCCATCATGGAGCCGAGGCGAAGACACGGCACAGACATTGGTCTGGTCAGCTGAGTGGAAGACAAAGTGGACTTAGCTTCAGCAAAGCCCAGGATGAAGACTAGAAGAGGTGGAGGAGCTCACAGCAGCTTTGGTGGCATCCAGCACATCTATAAAAAGTTTCATCTTGGTTTGGTTGTCAGTCAGCTGCATTACGTCAGACTAAAAAAGATAAGACAGCATCACTGCAGATCACCATGGTAacacatcatcaccatcatcaccaccgGCCTTACGTGACTGGTGGCGAGAATGAGCAGCATGCGCCAGGCCAGCATCAGCATGTGGGTCTGCTCAGGAAAGTAGCACACGCCCTCGTCCTCCATGGCCGCCACGTGGCAAACCAGTGACTTAACGTACTGCGACCAGCACTCGTAGCGCCGCGTGTTAGAGAACTTCTGCAGGCCGTCCTTCAGAGATGCCTCCAACGAGCCACTGCAACCATGCAAACGAATGAAAAATATGTTTACTGACAAGTTTAAAGGGGTGAGCTGCAATTGGAATATTGTCTATTGTTCAGAATCCTTAAGCAAGACaagcacatttttctttttttataaattatgaattctaactcgtaaataaccAATAGCAagagtcagcttacaatggaggtaatggtgtttttaaaaacatccaaaaacctccatcaaagTTTTATATGAACATCGTAAgtttatatgtaatgtagtaataggcacattcataacaacatgtaatatttacgtagtttgctcattttgagCACATGACAGTGTATTGACTTGACAGACGTATTACGTTCCTttctgtactatctactaatcaTGAAAGACAACCAAGACTACTTTAgaacaaattatgatccagaaacgtatatttttgagccaGAATATAAGGAGAATGATCTACAAGCTTTAGAAGCTGTGTGAAAAGCAAATCCAGCAAGTAGCACgactgctaagtgctaaacaagaaatacaaactatgaacataaaacaatttACTGTACAACGTTTTAGTCAAAGACTGATTGAAGTTTTTATCTTTCCGTTTAGGTGAAGAATTCCTCAGAGTCCTcacgaatgtaaaaaaaaaaaaaaaaaaaagacggacaAAAAAGGCCAAAAACGAGTGTCTTTCATCATAATCctcccaaatttaaaaaaataaaaaagacatacACAAAAAGACAAAAACGAGCGTCTTGTGTCTTTCTCGATTACTGTGGGTATAAATTGGATGAGTGGCATGATTTATCAtctctaatccaggggtcaccaaccttttttaaaccaagagctacttcttgggtactgattaatgcgaagagctaccagtttgatacacacttaaataatttgccagaaatagccaatttgctcaatttacatttaataaataaatctatgtattatatatatatatatatatatatataaaatgggtatttctgtctgtgattctgtcgtacattttttttcttttacggaaggttttttgtagagaataaattatgaaaaaaacacttcattgaacggtttaaaagagaaaaaaggaaaaaaatttaaatacaattttgataCATAGATTAGCTTCAAtttcaaatctttaaaattcaatattcaaccgaaaaaaatgaagagaaaaactagctaattcgaatctttttgaaaaaattaaaacaattatttatggaacatcattagtaattttagaattttgatgacatgttttaaataggttaaaatccaatctgcactttgtcataatatataacaaatcggaccaagctatatttctaacaaagacaaatcattatttcttctagattttccagaacaaaaattttaaaagaaattcaaaagactttgaaataagatttaaatttgattctacagattttctagatttgccagaatatatatttttttaatttgaatcgtaataagtttgaagaaatatttcacaaatattcattgtcgacaaaacagaagctaaaatgaaaaatttaattaaaatgtatttattattctttacaataaaaaaaaatacttgaacattgatttaaattgtcaggaaagaagaggaaggaatttcaaaggtaaaaaggtataagtgttgaaaaatccgaaaatcatttttaaggttgtattgtttctctaaaattgtccttctgaaagttttaagaagcaaagtaaaaaaataaatgaatgtatttaaacaagtgaagaccaagtctttaaaatacttacttggatttttaaattctatttgagttttgtctctcttagaattaaaaatgtcgagcaaagcgagaccagcttgctagtaaataaataaaatgtaaaaaatagaggcagctcactggtaagtactgctgtttgagctatttttagaacaggccagcgggctactcatctggtccttacgggctacctggtgtccacgggcactgcgttggtgacccctgctctaatcaaTTTCCACCAAATCAGAGGCGATGCAGCCGCTCACCGGCACGGTATGTCAATAGCTGCAGAAGTCTAACAAGTCAGTgtccttgtgtgttaaacatactttgCCAATCAAGCTGATTCTGAGGGAGTTACCTCTCTGTGATCactgcgccgctaaaagtagttccttagCGTTAGCATTTCACGAgctgtaaatggagtattgttggtggttttagtTCTTTTAGGAGGGCTGTATCGGCGCAATAGATTATTCccgttagctgcattgttagccacctcatgcTTGCCGTATTTTACAAatcagaatgcattaaaaaaagtagTTCTCTAGTTGTTGTTTTGTGAATGGTAAGCAAAATTccagaaagtgcagttcccctgtaaACAGATAGCTTGGTGTTTCCCCAGCTGAAAACTAAATTGTTCGTTGGTGGCTGGGAAGGAAGGACGTTCAAAAGTTTACCTGTGGACGTAGAAGATTTCCAGGCAGACAATTTTCATGGCAAAGGCGCACGTTTCTAGAACACAAGGCTGCAGGGGAAAGTGCGTATTTAAGTCCACCAATTACAAAATGCAAATCAAGTGCAAAAGAACATTTGTGCAAACCTCAGTGGTGTCTGAAGGTGGCGCCAGGGTTCCAAAAAGTGGCGTGGTCAAGTTCTCCCAAAACCTGTCtctgtgttgaaaaaaatagtcaTGTGACTCAAGTCGTCATCAACCGAAGACGTGCGTGAGGCGCTATGCGTTTTACTTGGTGCGTAGGACAGAGATGGCGCTGTCTCGGCGGTCCTGCCACAGCGCCAAGAGGAAGGCTAAGGCAGCTCGGTGGAGTAATGGGGGGCACCAGTACTTGCCCTGCTGCTTGGAGTCAATTAGGTTGAGCACCACATGAAGGCAGCTCCACTCGCCCAGCAGGAATTCCTGCAAAGTAGTTGgcgagttcacatttcaagtATTTGGGGGATTTAATCTCCACAGCAATCACCTTTGACCCCTCGTTGCCATCCTTCACTTCCAGGTTAAGGAAAAGCTCAATGAGGCCTGGCTGAGTTTCCACGGCAACAGTCAGGAACTCCAAGATCATGACTTTGATTCTCATGTCTTCTGTCTTGCTCTGCAGACGAGTGAGGAAGGCGTCGCGGATGGCGGCTGCGTCGTTGCCGAGGCAGGCGTACACGGACATAGGGGCGACCTGGTAGCGGGAGATCGAGGGTGAGAAATCACACCTTCGTGGGAGGACAAAATACCCGCAGGCTTACCGTGGCCAGGCGCTTGAGAAGCTGGATGGCGAGGCGTGGCAGCGCTGGGTCGTGCTTGTGGTAGATGTACTTGGCCAGGACCACCACCAGGTTGTTGCCGTGACCGCCGTGCTGCGTCAGGGCTTGCTCCAGGGGGGACACCGCGTCAGAGGGCGGCTTCAGGCGGATTGCATTGTTGGTGACCGAGAAGGCCAGCTTGACCGTCTGGATGAGGATATGACCCGGACCCTCAGAGCCGCCGCTGAGTACATAGACTCAATGAGCACCAAAGTCAGAAACACATGTTGGTGAAGGAGTTGCTCACCTGCTGGGCTGAGCGGCGAGAACAACGTCTATTTTGTCCACGCCGACCCCCATGATGTTGACCACGGCCTGCCCCGCCTCGGTGTTGGCCAGGCTGTAGATGCACAGTGACTGTAGGGTGGGAGTGCTGCAGGAAAGGCTTTCACATTAggtaacacattcacacacacaaaatacaagTGCCATACCTGCCATGATCTTCTCCCTCTGGACTCAAATTAAGAATGGCGTGGATGAGTTCCAAAATGAGACAACCTGCAGGAACATCGATTTTGGTTCACAATGATGGCGAGGAATGTGTCTCGGGCTACACAAGAGGTGTCCAGACTTTTTCGAGTGAGTGCTGCATACAGAAAAATTGAATGatgcattttgtacattaaagtgAGGCTGCGCGATTACTGTGAGtgatatttaaattatttataaatttgttttatttgtctaAGTCTTAGTctaatttgaaaacatgagtatttattgGACCACCAAAACtaaattttaaatataatttaaaatagaAAACAACATAAATTTGTATTGAATAAACAATAAtagtagcaacaattaaaaacaacaatagcaactaaaaaaataagagaattcagtttaatttttttcatattttaacttttttattatCAGTTTGTGTGtcgttaaataaaatataataacatGTTTGTCAGTTAAAAGGcaaaatcctcacatttattggATCCTCATATTCATTGGTGTAATTTATCTCTGGACAATTTTGACTAGTATTAAGTCAaagcaaaaatattttgtaagttTAACAATAAGTACATTATGCCTTAGTAAGATAATTTcttgaaacctttattttgtttgtGCAATCGAATCAGATGTTGTGCACAGCGCTGTTACTATGAAGGGGGAAAGTGTGCTGCTGTTCTGAGCTTGACGAGTATGGAGGCTACTTGAGGCTGTTGAAGAACAGAGATAGACTCAAGTTGAAACTTCTGTTCTGTTTGTACGTTGATCTTACATCGATAAtgacgttcacaacaacacaagcagatgagatagGTTTTGGGTGTGTTTATTGTTGGAGCTAGCTTTAGCTTTGTAGTTTAGTCTGTGTTTAAAGTTACCGTCTTGATAATTTTTAGTGCAGGACAGGGCGGCGTAGTGTTTCAAGAATGAATGAGTGGTCCcggacacattattttcccaaacaaatgttccttctccTAAGAAAGACAGCATATCACTAACATTCATGTCAATTTCTGTGATATTCTGCGTTTAACAGCGGATTCAATTTTGTTGGCCAATTCGGTTATTTTGTCTGCGGTTACGTTAATGCAGAAATCATTTTTATTGAGTTTAGTAATTATTAATAAGGCATACTAGCGCcatgtcaaataaaaagtagcaaaCATGGTGAGATCCAAACTTCTACAAGACGTGGTCCGTTTCCACTCATTCATCCACTTACCAGCTCAGGAATTTGCATGTACTTTGCATAGCACATtaatcttttaaaggcctactgaaacccaatactacccaccacgcagtctgatagtttatatatcaatgatgaaatattaacattgcaaaacatgccaatacggcctttttagtttactaaattacaattttaaatttcccgggagtttcgtcttcgaaacgtcgtgtaatgatgacgtgtacgcaagacgtcacaggtttttaggaagtatgagcgttgcgcacacacacagctaaatgtcgtctgatTTAACGGCATAGTTAtccagttttttggacatctgtgttgctgagtctttcgcaatttgttcaattaatattggagaagtcacagtagaaagatggagttgggaagctttagcctttaaccacacaaacacacggtgattccttgtttaaaattcctggaggtgaaacattACTATGGATCAAAGAGCGGTccagagaacatggatcccgaccacctgtcaaccagcaggtttcggtgagaaaattgtggttaaaaagtcagttcttaccggagaaaagctgagcttgtgccgtccatagctgcggtcaactcccctgagacacacccgtggagacacccttccgactatcaggtaatattaaactcactaaaacactagcaacaccatagaaagataagggatttcccagaattaaactagtaaatgtgtctaaaaacatcggaatcagttccaatgcaatcacgtttttttttctagtctgccgctatcaatatcctcaaacacaaatctttcatcctcgctcaaattaatggggaaattgtcgttttctcggttcgaatagcattttttgtaggaggctcccattaaaaacaatgtgaatatgtgaggagccatcaaatatgtgacgtcatcgtctgcgacttccggtagaggcagggcatttctctaagcaccgaaagttgcaaactttatcgtggatgttctctactaaatcctttcagcaaaaatatggcaatatcgcgaaatgatcaagtatgacacagaatggatctgctatccccgtttaaaaaagaaaatctcattcagtAGGCCCTTAATTAATCAgttataacatttttatgatTGTTAAAGACACAATCGAAATTAAAATGCGATTGATTGTCCAGCTCCACAATAAatatactaaaaacaaaacaatgttgaTCAATATATGCTAAACTATATGAACAAAACACCCACTTGTTAGGTTTGTCAGAGGAACAAAGTACATTTCTGTAATATCTAATCCAACCCtctgtatttattatattatagaATTTCTTTTTAATATTCTTTACTATTATTTTGCTAACTAAAACTTATTTAAGCACTTTAGCATACAAAAACTTATATCTTGCAAGAAATCGAAGACCACAGTACAGTAAGATGCAAAAGTTGTCGGCCATTTTGGTTTTCAGGTCCAAATTTTGGGAGGGATTCAAggcaattacatttttttgaatgCATGTGTTCATTTTGTCTGTAGAATGTGTCTCGggccaataaaaaagaaaaacatactttggacacccctttgCTACCAATTCTACGGTGGAACTCACCGATCCTCTCTCTGACCCCGTACGTATTGTAGCGCCACTTATGGTATGTGGGCAGCATCTCCTTTAAGACCAGCAGCACGCAGGGAATCAGACCTTTGTTCTGAGTGCTGCCCAGCTGACCCTAATGGCACCAAAAGTCATTAATGGCCATGAACATTTGATGTGCAtctcatcaacaacaacaacaacaacaaaaagtacaACGCACCTTGACCAGAGTCGTGACAAGCTTGAGGAAGGCCATGGTCACGGCGTACTCCCCCCTGGGCTGCTCGATCTGGACCAGCAGGTTGCCATAGTTACCCGCTTTCATGCCCTCCGCACTGAATAGCAAACAGGCCGGTTAGCGTCTAATAAACAAACAACTGGAGAGCGAGCACACCGGTCACCTGATACACTGGGCCATGCTGGTCAGAGGGTTGGAGGCGAAGGGGAGGAAGCCTGTGCGCTGTAGACTGGACCACACCTGAAAAAGCAGTCAGCAGTGAGGATGATTCCTACACAGACCACTCGATATCCGAAAGCGTGCTCGCACCTTCCCAGGCATCCTAGCAGCCAGGACAGACAGGCAGTTGATGCATGACGCGATCACGTCCACTGGCGGGTTGATGACCGAAGTTAACctgccaaaaaaataaataaacataaacaggCCGCTTCTCACGGAtgctgtgtgtgtgcttgtgtgtggtTTACCTCTGCAGCAACATGTATATGCGTGAGGTGAGAGGCAACAGCCAGTCGGACACGGTCCAGTCTGTGCTGATGATCTTGTGCATAAGGTCCAGGATGGGCTTGACACGTGCACACTGAGCAAGGACATCTTCATACGGAAAGATGGCCACACTGTCACCATTTAGTCAGACATaactacagtggaacctccatttacgaAC is part of the Nerophis ophidion isolate RoL-2023_Sa linkage group LG08, RoL_Noph_v1.0, whole genome shotgun sequence genome and encodes:
- the nup188 gene encoding nucleoporin NUP188; this encodes MADSEMSFRSCRELWTILLGRSALREPIQIQSELETHWDRLHQGLTYYKPPSSSSAGKVKEKKDVAQPLKDFGLRLSKLLALDELQSVQLLQCYLQEDYRGTRNSLKVVLKDERQSQALLFKVTDYYYEERMCLLRCVLLMLTYFQDERHPYRAEYSNCVNKLEKDLVNNYQSQFQNLFKGEAPTWETHGNLMTERQVSRWFLQCLREQSLLLEIIFLYYAYFEMTPADLLAFTKMFKEQGFGLRQTNRHLVDKSMDALVERIGYLGSLILVEGMDIDFLHKCALEDCTQQHQFSNVLDIVKEMDQLLLTFGDLPHHGPVLLAWVLLRHTLRPDESNPGIRRIGSTALQLEVFKYLSTMLKGLGVSGNNCTASTAKMCVYGLLSFVITSFEEESLQTGSAGAQNSYLIDAACEVLSAPSLAEVFWEMKPNMGLGVILDSAVGMFPHKIGPLLQLLTALLSNKSTVKKVYNFLDKMSFYTQAYKHKPSDIIAKEDETLWRRQTPKRLYPLGTGQTNLWMPQGTLGQVMIGGEQGYVVRWDHSYSSWTLFTCEVEMLLHVVSTADVLAQCARVKPILDLMHKIISTDWTVSDWLLPLTSRIYMLLQRLTSVINPPVDVIASCINCLSVLAARMPGKVWSSLQRTGFLPFASNPLTSMAQCISAEGMKAGNYGNLLVQIEQPRGEYAVTMAFLKLVTTLVKGQLGSTQNKGLIPCVLLVLKEMLPTYHKWRYNTYGVRERIGCLILELIHAILNLSPEGEDHGSTPTLQSLCIYSLANTEAGQAVVNIMGVGVDKIDVVLAAQPSSGGSEGPGHILIQTVKLAFSVTNNAIRLKPPSDAVSPLEQALTQHGGHGNNLVVVLAKYIYHKHDPALPRLAIQLLKRLATVAPMSVYACLGNDAAAIRDAFLTRLQSKTEDMRIKVMILEFLTVAVETQPGLIELFLNLEVKDGNEGSKEFLLGEWSCLHVVLNLIDSKQQGKYWCPPLLHRAALAFLLALWQDRRDSAISVLRTKDRFWENLTTPLFGTLAPPSDTTEPCVLETCAFAMKIVCLEIFYVHSGSLEASLKDGLQKFSNTRRYECWSQYVKSLVCHVAAMEDEGVCYFPEQTHMLMLAWRMLLILATSHSDVMQLTDNQTKMKLFIDVLDATKAALTRPMSVPCLRLGSMMATLLLVLLKQWRSVVATAPDVLSPLSLILECVLQADQQMMERTKAKILSALISVLQIQGLNGGEISQLPQLLSSVCETVKDEALALIDNTRHVQRSLEPPDDEDSMETDVPRGPQKDQRDGVCVLALHLAKELCRADEDGEHWVSVMRKVPVLPSVLSAMELSLRSKQNLYFTEAALHLLLTLARTLQGASTVAGAGVIQTICLPLLGVYEGSSNGSSQSFTRKSQDSACWPGVYRLCMSLMESLLKTLRYNFINEALDFVGVHQERILQCLNAVRTVQSLACLDEADHTVGFLLQLSSFCSEWQFHLPKLLHDVQVNLCYLCQTCTYLLHSKKMLHHYLQAKNGESLPPTPLARTQRPPQTPSKEPAIACRGEREEAEQKAEQKALLAVQCSLLKILSKTLASLQHFTPDCCQILLDQCMDLAEYRTLFVLSFTTPAFDPDVAPSFGTLLATINVALSMLSEMEKKKDISLSVVSLASSEEIQALKSLLMFTMENCFYVLTSQAVCCLKDAAILPRDKQRLKQELSSELSTLLSSLSRHFRRGSPSSPASGILPCTQAKPPTPGSKGLHEGQEPFIQLVQAFVRLVQR